A window from Fibrobacter sp. UWB11 encodes these proteins:
- the recA gene encoding recombinase RecA codes for MAKKTTTPTSNLSSEKAKAVEAAIAQIEKNYGKGSIMALGQQPVEDIPVIPTGCIQLDMALGVGGFPRGRIIEIYGPESSGKTTLALHAIAEAQKLGGVAAFIDAEHAFDAVYARKLGVDIESLLVSQPDTGEQALDIAETLVRSGAIDIIVVDSVAALVPQAEINGEMGDNHVGLQARLMSQALRKLTGILSKSNTCMLFINQLRMKIGVMFGNPETTTGGNALKFYATQRIDIRRIAAIKNGEEVIGNRTRVKIVKNKVAAPFTQCEFDILYGVGISREASILDLACELDIIQKSGSWFSYNNERIGQGRENTRLFLKDNTDLCNEIEQKIRESMKDVELFKLGENDSVDIGDDGEGESMPDEA; via the coding sequence ATGGCTAAGAAAACTACTACACCCACCAGCAACCTTTCCAGCGAAAAAGCAAAAGCAGTCGAAGCAGCAATTGCCCAGATTGAAAAGAATTACGGTAAAGGTTCTATCATGGCTCTCGGACAGCAACCGGTCGAAGACATCCCGGTCATTCCGACGGGCTGCATCCAGTTGGACATGGCTCTCGGCGTAGGCGGATTCCCCCGCGGACGTATCATCGAAATTTATGGACCGGAATCTTCCGGTAAGACAACGCTTGCATTGCATGCCATTGCCGAAGCGCAAAAGCTCGGCGGCGTTGCAGCATTCATCGACGCTGAACACGCCTTTGACGCGGTCTATGCCCGCAAGCTCGGCGTGGATATCGAATCGCTCCTCGTTTCCCAGCCGGATACCGGCGAGCAGGCTCTTGATATTGCCGAAACGCTCGTACGTTCTGGCGCCATCGACATCATCGTCGTAGACTCTGTGGCTGCCCTCGTCCCGCAAGCAGAAATCAATGGTGAAATGGGCGACAACCACGTGGGCCTCCAGGCCCGCCTCATGTCTCAGGCGCTCCGCAAGCTCACCGGCATTCTCTCGAAGTCGAACACCTGCATGTTGTTCATCAACCAGCTCCGTATGAAGATTGGCGTGATGTTCGGCAACCCGGAAACGACTACCGGTGGTAATGCACTCAAGTTCTACGCCACCCAGCGTATCGACATCCGTCGCATCGCCGCCATCAAGAACGGCGAAGAAGTCATCGGGAACCGCACCCGCGTGAAGATCGTGAAGAACAAGGTCGCTGCTCCGTTTACCCAGTGCGAATTCGACATCCTTTACGGCGTTGGCATTTCTCGCGAAGCCTCCATCCTCGACCTCGCCTGCGAACTGGATATCATCCAGAAGAGCGGCTCCTGGTTCAGCTACAACAACGAACGCATTGGCCAGGGTCGCGAAAACACCCGCCTGTTCTTGAAGGACAACACCGACCTCTGCAACGAAATCGAACAGAAGATTCGTGAAAGCATGAAGGACGTGGAACTCTTCAAGCTTGGCGAAAACGATTCCGTAGACATCGGTGACGATGGCGAAGGCGAAAGCATGCCGGACGAAGCATAA
- a CDS encoding CinA family protein — protein MMNEPINIEHEIHELAMKIKEELIKRGEMMATAESCTGGLIASSIVNEPGSSAILKGGIVAYQNEVKHEMLGVSNEILEKYGAVSEQTVKAMAEGARKTFHCEWAVATSGIAGPTGAEPGKPVGTVWMCVANSLQNEAFCEIFAGNRGQIREKSVYKIMSKLLFLLNSQKSTCTKVH, from the coding sequence ATGATGAACGAACCAATCAATATCGAACACGAAATTCACGAACTGGCCATGAAGATCAAGGAAGAACTGATCAAGCGCGGAGAAATGATGGCAACGGCGGAATCCTGCACGGGCGGGCTTATCGCATCGAGCATCGTCAACGAGCCTGGTTCCTCTGCGATTCTCAAGGGTGGAATCGTAGCCTACCAGAACGAAGTCAAGCACGAAATGCTTGGGGTAAGCAACGAAATTCTTGAGAAATACGGCGCTGTCAGCGAACAGACCGTAAAAGCCATGGCCGAAGGCGCCCGCAAAACATTCCATTGCGAATGGGCGGTTGCCACTTCGGGAATTGCGGGACCAACCGGTGCAGAACCGGGAAAACCCGTCGGTACAGTATGGATGTGTGTCGCCAATAGTTTGCAAAATGAAGCCTTTTGCGAAATTTTTGCAGGAAATCGTGGACAAATCCGTGAAAAAAGCGTGTATAAGATAATGAGCAAGCTTCTTTTTTTACTGAATAGCCAAAAAAGCACTTGCACAAAAGTTCACTAA
- the murD gene encoding UDP-N-acetylmuramoyl-L-alanine--D-glutamate ligase: MQNSLVSPVGILGFGVEGQSTLRYLFREGIKDIVVMDKNPVTLPDVPAGVNVKVSSGENYLDGLKDCVTVVRSAGVYPMSKELFHFQMNGGLMTSQIQLFLEQTRSAKVVGVTGTLGKGSTVSMISHILDKCGKANAIGGNFGVPALDLLEDETPDRISILELSSFQLMTLSVSPDVGVVLRVSTEHLDWHKTVEEYRDAKANLVRWQKRDAACVYLKDAEPTAKIASESPAKTKYAVSLKDGESAGDGDAVIDGATLTIDGVTLYLADCKVRGIYQLENMAAATLACKALGVNIADAFEALKSYETLPFRMEFKGEKNGIEFYNDSYATRPDATIAATASMTRPFALILGGSEKNADFTELSNILVKERPNLKRIALIGATAERMLADLKKAGINEAGIKTAIFPTLEEAFADSLNIGKGGTVIMSPACASFGLFKNYKVRGQVFDKLVAEV, translated from the coding sequence ATGCAAAACTCACTCGTTTCTCCTGTTGGTATTTTAGGCTTTGGCGTCGAAGGCCAGAGCACGTTGCGTTATCTTTTCCGCGAAGGCATCAAGGACATTGTCGTGATGGACAAGAACCCAGTGACACTTCCGGATGTGCCCGCAGGCGTAAACGTCAAGGTTAGCAGCGGCGAAAACTATTTGGACGGACTCAAGGACTGCGTGACCGTTGTGCGTTCAGCGGGCGTTTATCCGATGAGCAAGGAGCTGTTCCATTTCCAGATGAACGGCGGCCTCATGACGAGTCAAATTCAACTGTTCTTAGAACAAACTCGTTCTGCAAAGGTGGTTGGCGTCACGGGTACACTCGGTAAGGGCTCAACCGTGAGCATGATTAGCCACATTTTGGACAAATGCGGCAAGGCGAACGCTATTGGCGGAAACTTTGGCGTACCGGCATTGGACTTACTTGAAGACGAGACTCCGGACCGCATCAGCATTTTGGAACTTTCAAGTTTTCAGCTAATGACTTTGTCCGTATCGCCGGATGTAGGCGTTGTGTTGCGCGTTTCGACGGAGCACTTGGATTGGCACAAGACAGTCGAAGAATACCGCGATGCAAAGGCTAATTTAGTGCGTTGGCAAAAGCGTGATGCAGCATGCGTTTATCTGAAAGATGCAGAACCGACTGCAAAGATTGCATCGGAAAGCCCGGCCAAGACAAAGTATGCGGTAAGCCTTAAGGATGGCGAAAGTGCAGGTGACGGCGATGCCGTAATTGACGGAGCAACACTTACAATTGATGGTGTAACTTTGTACCTCGCTGATTGCAAGGTTCGTGGTATTTATCAGCTCGAAAACATGGCTGCAGCAACACTTGCATGCAAGGCATTAGGCGTTAACATCGCCGATGCATTCGAAGCCCTCAAGAGCTACGAGACGCTCCCCTTCCGCATGGAATTCAAAGGCGAAAAGAACGGCATTGAATTTTACAACGATAGTTACGCAACACGCCCGGACGCAACGATCGCAGCCACCGCAAGCATGACGCGCCCGTTTGCGTTGATTTTGGGTGGTTCCGAAAAGAATGCCGACTTCACGGAACTTTCGAACATCTTGGTGAAGGAACGCCCGAACTTGAAGCGTATTGCACTTATTGGCGCCACCGCCGAACGCATGCTCGCCGACTTGAAGAAGGCCGGTATCAACGAAGCGGGAATCAAGACAGCAATCTTCCCCACGCTCGAAGAAGCTTTTGCAGATAGCCTCAACATCGGCAAAGGCGGCACGGTCATCATGAGCCCCGCCTGTGCAAGCTTTGGACTGTTCAAGAACTACAAAGTCCGCGGACAGGTTTTCGACAAGCTTGTTGCGGAGGTGTAA
- the tpiA gene encoding triose-phosphate isomerase — MRQYIIAGNWKMNKTVSESVQLAKDIVEAVKDVKKTEVVIAPTYLAAAKVADVVKGTNVKLAIQDIHWKDQGAYTGKVSIDMVKEIGAEYVIIGHSEQRQYFHETEETVNLKVKKTLEAGLKPIICIGETLDQRNGGILKEVLGLQVKGAFKDVSAEDAAKCVLAYEPVWAIGTGVTATDEQAEETQAYVRSVVKEIYGEAVAEGMRIQYGGSMKGANAAGLLAQKDIDGGLIGGAGLKANTFKEIIDAAEAK, encoded by the coding sequence ATGCGTCAGTATATTATTGCTGGTAACTGGAAGATGAACAAGACCGTTAGCGAATCCGTTCAGCTCGCTAAGGACATCGTTGAAGCTGTCAAGGACGTGAAGAAGACTGAAGTCGTTATCGCTCCGACCTACCTCGCTGCTGCTAAGGTTGCAGACGTCGTGAAGGGCACGAACGTGAAGCTCGCTATCCAGGACATCCACTGGAAGGACCAGGGCGCATACACCGGTAAGGTTTCCATCGACATGGTCAAGGAAATCGGTGCAGAATACGTGATTATCGGTCACTCCGAACAGCGCCAGTACTTCCACGAAACGGAAGAAACTGTGAACCTCAAGGTCAAGAAGACTCTCGAAGCAGGCCTCAAGCCGATCATCTGCATTGGTGAAACTCTCGACCAGCGCAACGGCGGCATCTTGAAGGAAGTTCTCGGCCTCCAGGTCAAGGGCGCATTCAAGGACGTTTCTGCTGAAGACGCTGCAAAGTGCGTTCTCGCATACGAACCGGTTTGGGCAATCGGTACTGGCGTTACCGCTACCGACGAACAGGCTGAAGAAACTCAGGCTTATGTCCGCTCTGTTGTTAAGGAAATCTACGGCGAAGCTGTTGCTGAAGGCATGCGCATCCAGTACGGTGGCTCCATGAAGGGTGCAAACGCTGCTGGCCTCCTCGCTCAGAAGGATATCGACGGTGGCTTGATTGGTGGTGCAGGTCTCAAGGCCAACACCTTCAAGGAAATCATCGACGCAGCTGAAGCCAAGTAA
- the secG gene encoding preprotein translocase subunit SecG has protein sequence MTTLFWVLIVLHVFLCFFLALLVLVQNDKMGGLAGLGGMTSQSAFSTAGAATFIQKLTRVVAVIFFIVVFALSLITAKQDQAVEESTMQKATRENAAEQAPEIPVLPATFNAPAEAAPAAPAAAEVKAEVPAAPAAEVKAEAAPAPEAAAPTEAPKAKKGKKKAK, from the coding sequence ATGACAACTCTCTTTTGGGTATTGATCGTCCTCCACGTGTTTCTCTGCTTTTTCCTTGCTCTCCTCGTTCTCGTTCAGAACGACAAGATGGGCGGTTTGGCAGGTCTCGGTGGCATGACTTCGCAATCTGCATTTTCTACCGCCGGCGCAGCGACCTTCATCCAGAAGTTGACCCGTGTCGTTGCTGTGATTTTCTTCATCGTGGTTTTCGCACTCAGCCTCATCACGGCTAAGCAGGATCAGGCTGTTGAAGAATCGACCATGCAGAAGGCTACTCGTGAAAACGCAGCCGAACAGGCTCCGGAAATACCGGTTCTCCCGGCAACGTTCAACGCTCCGGCTGAAGCAGCTCCTGCTGCACCGGCTGCCGCTGAAGTGAAGGCTGAAGTTCCGGCCGCACCTGCAGCCGAAGTAAAGGCTGAAGCCGCTCCGGCTCCTGAAGCTGCTGCTCCGACAGAAGCCCCGAAGGCCAAGAAAGGCAAGAAGAAAGCCAAGTAA
- a CDS encoding histidine phosphatase family protein, which yields MILWTIRHTKPYNPNDVCYGRLDFDVSPTFDDESDKALKALTEADAKPTRLFSSPLIRCTKFADKASKLLGLPVEKEPAIIELNFGTWEGQKLTAVPRSEMHAWTSNLRGFRFPEGENFYDIDERAGKFLDTLPDDGEFLCITHAGVIAALQHSRCGLPDEVFVEGMFSYAMVTRFEFTRNEDGKYHGTFTKIHDGIPMPTLNMEKA from the coding sequence ATGATTCTTTGGACGATTCGACATACCAAGCCTTACAACCCCAATGACGTTTGCTACGGAAGACTGGACTTCGACGTCTCCCCTACATTTGATGACGAATCCGACAAAGCACTCAAGGCTCTTACCGAAGCGGACGCCAAGCCGACTCGCTTATTTTCGAGCCCGCTCATCCGCTGCACCAAGTTTGCAGACAAAGCATCAAAGCTACTGGGCTTGCCTGTCGAAAAGGAACCGGCTATTATAGAGCTCAACTTTGGCACATGGGAAGGGCAAAAGCTAACCGCGGTGCCCCGTTCGGAGATGCATGCCTGGACAAGCAACCTTCGCGGATTCAGATTCCCTGAAGGCGAGAACTTTTACGACATTGACGAACGCGCCGGAAAGTTCTTGGATACTCTCCCCGATGATGGAGAATTCCTTTGCATTACGCATGCAGGCGTAATCGCCGCATTACAACATTCCCGTTGCGGACTGCCAGATGAGGTCTTTGTTGAGGGAATGTTCTCTTATGCCATGGTCACTCGTTTTGAATTTACTCGTAACGAGGACGGGAAGTACCACGGAACGTTTACGAAGATTCACGATGGCATACCAATGCCAACGCTCAATATGGAAAAAGCGTAG
- a CDS encoding DUF5683 domain-containing protein, with protein MIAKTFIMALLVLCSSLFAEATAPVAVSDSVQRSAPDSTRSPVEVAAEADDESDDEDVPEAPADESFEVSTTPLLRGKTGIEAIDTLPVNEWDIPTKRNSLKYAMLFSLLPGGGQYYTEHYVRGGFLTGIEGLLIYDVFFNRSYQRDRLLDRARPFQDSVRYFTSKIMEGPRDSVAKFHAKRLEFLERVRAQSDKKMEQEDVCKAEVAWLIGVHLYGMFDTFGIWYNNNYRSTEYRDMKTALLWAILPGGGQIFNRDFGKAGLVYMGILGAIASVSTSQNMVNYYLDRKHLVEKENPKSEEFDRIKERVTYYRKNRNTYIWGGVLIYLYSIADAAVDALLSDFDSPLHMALLPNFEGGAQAIMTLDF; from the coding sequence ATGATAGCGAAAACCTTCATAATGGCGCTTTTGGTGCTTTGTTCGTCTCTTTTTGCAGAGGCGACTGCTCCGGTTGCTGTCTCCGACTCGGTTCAGCGGAGTGCGCCCGATTCTACCCGCAGCCCAGTGGAGGTTGCCGCAGAGGCCGATGACGAGTCCGACGATGAAGATGTCCCGGAAGCGCCCGCCGATGAAAGTTTCGAAGTCTCCACAACTCCTCTATTGAGGGGCAAAACAGGCATCGAAGCTATCGACACGCTTCCCGTGAACGAATGGGATATCCCGACCAAGCGCAATTCGCTTAAATACGCCATGCTTTTTAGCCTGCTTCCTGGTGGCGGTCAATATTATACGGAACATTATGTCCGTGGTGGATTCTTGACAGGAATTGAAGGCTTGCTAATCTACGATGTTTTTTTCAACAGGTCGTACCAGCGCGATAGACTTTTAGATCGTGCTCGTCCCTTCCAAGATTCTGTCCGTTACTTTACTTCGAAGATTATGGAAGGTCCTCGTGATAGTGTCGCTAAATTCCATGCAAAACGCCTTGAGTTCCTTGAACGCGTTCGTGCGCAGAGCGATAAAAAGATGGAACAGGAAGATGTCTGTAAAGCCGAAGTCGCATGGCTTATAGGCGTTCATCTTTACGGAATGTTCGATACGTTCGGCATTTGGTACAACAACAATTATCGAAGTACGGAATATCGCGATATGAAAACGGCGCTTCTTTGGGCAATCTTGCCGGGCGGTGGTCAAATTTTCAATCGTGATTTTGGCAAGGCCGGTCTAGTTTACATGGGTATCCTTGGTGCAATTGCAAGTGTTTCTACGTCCCAGAACATGGTCAATTATTACCTTGATCGTAAACACTTGGTCGAAAAAGAAAACCCGAAGTCTGAGGAATTCGATCGCATTAAGGAACGTGTAACGTACTACCGCAAAAACCGCAATACGTACATTTGGGGTGGTGTGTTAATTTACTTGTACTCTATCGCCGATGCCGCTGTAGATGCGCTTCTAAGCGATTTCGACAGCCCCTTGCACATGGCTCTTCTCCCGAATTTCGAAGGCGGCGCCCAAGCCATCATGACGCTCGATTTTTAA